One window of Hymenobacter canadensis genomic DNA carries:
- a CDS encoding ABC transporter permease — translation MLATNFKIARVHLTTNLRQTVVALLGVVFGISMYIFMNSFMAGVNDAQTVLAFTSLAHVRIYNNGPADNTNLVKKVYPAATISHIRNARVLPYTTGIKNTAAILALVRAQPEVVAITPQVNINVFFRNGGAKLNGTLSGVDVENEDKLFGIGGYMTVGTWASLRYRPDGIILGADLAHDLSVHVDDNINILTSDGISHNYKLIGLFQTNVKQVDKAKAYLNITAARQLLAENQEYVTDLQVNVQDYEQTAPLVQRIAPVIPYKVESWQDANQQLEAGSQLRNIIALAVSLTILLVAGFGIYNIMNMTINERIKEIAILKAMGFSGGDVTQIFVTQALVIGLVGGLVGMVFGYGVARIVNVIPFKIAGLQTLPMTYHPSNYLLAFGFGVLTTLIAGYLPARKAAKIDPVAILRG, via the coding sequence ATGCTGGCCACGAACTTCAAAATCGCCCGGGTGCACCTCACCACCAACCTGCGGCAGACCGTGGTGGCCCTGCTGGGCGTGGTGTTCGGCATTTCGATGTACATCTTCATGAACAGCTTCATGGCGGGCGTCAACGATGCGCAAACGGTGCTGGCGTTCACCTCCTTAGCGCACGTGCGGATTTACAACAACGGGCCAGCCGACAATACCAATCTGGTGAAAAAGGTGTATCCGGCCGCGACCATTTCCCACATCCGCAACGCGCGGGTGCTGCCCTACACCACGGGCATCAAAAACACGGCCGCCATCCTGGCCCTGGTGCGGGCGCAGCCCGAGGTGGTGGCCATCACGCCGCAGGTCAACATCAACGTGTTTTTTCGCAACGGCGGCGCCAAGCTCAACGGCACGCTCTCGGGCGTTGACGTGGAGAATGAAGACAAGCTCTTCGGCATCGGGGGGTACATGACCGTCGGCACCTGGGCCAGCCTGCGCTACCGCCCCGACGGCATCATCCTCGGCGCCGACCTGGCCCACGACCTGAGCGTGCACGTCGATGACAATATCAACATCCTCACCTCCGACGGCATCAGCCACAATTACAAGCTCATCGGGCTGTTTCAAACCAATGTCAAGCAGGTAGATAAGGCCAAGGCCTACCTCAACATCACCGCTGCCCGGCAGCTGCTGGCTGAAAACCAGGAGTACGTGACCGACCTGCAGGTGAACGTGCAGGATTACGAGCAAACCGCCCCGCTGGTGCAGCGCATTGCGCCGGTGATTCCCTATAAAGTGGAAAGCTGGCAGGATGCCAACCAGCAGCTGGAAGCCGGCTCGCAGCTGCGCAACATCATTGCCCTGGCCGTGTCGCTGACCATTTTGCTGGTGGCGGGCTTCGGCATCTACAACATCATGAACATGACCATCAACGAGCGAATCAAGGAGATTGCCATTCTGAAAGCCATGGGCTTTTCGGGCGGCGACGTGACCCAGATTTTTGTGACCCAGGCCCTAGTTATCGGCCTGGTGGGGGGCCTGGTGGGGATGGTGTTTGGCTACGGCGTAGCCCGAATCGTGAACGTGATTCCCTTTAAAATCGCGGGTCTGCAAACGCTGCCTATGACCTACCACCCCAGCAACTACCTGCTGGCGTTCGGGTTTGGGGTGCTGACCACGCTCATCGCGGGGTATCTGCCGGCCCGCAAGGCCGCGAAAATCGACCCCGTGGCCATCCTCAGAGGGTAA
- a CDS encoding ABC transporter ATP-binding protein: protein MESHIALRADNIVKYFYEPEKFQVLKGISFEVKKGEFLALTGKSGSGKSTLLYVLSTMDTDYEGQLHLNGEALTGRTQNQLAAFRNEHIGFVFQFHYLLTDFTVLDNVMLPALKLNKKSRAEIEEKAYQNLKLLGLDGQALKLASRLSGGQQQRVAIARALINDPAVIMGDEPTGNLDSKNTQNVFEIFRELAHERGQTIIAVTHDEDFARNSDRIIDMSDGLIV from the coding sequence ATGGAAAGCCACATCGCCCTGCGGGCCGACAACATTGTCAAGTATTTCTACGAGCCCGAGAAATTCCAGGTGCTGAAAGGCATCAGCTTTGAGGTGAAAAAAGGCGAGTTCCTGGCCCTGACCGGCAAGTCGGGCTCGGGCAAGTCGACGCTGCTCTACGTGCTGTCCACGATGGATACCGACTACGAAGGCCAGCTGCACCTCAACGGCGAGGCCCTGACCGGGCGCACTCAAAACCAGCTGGCCGCTTTCCGCAACGAGCACATTGGCTTCGTGTTCCAGTTTCACTACCTGCTCACCGACTTCACGGTGCTCGACAACGTGATGCTGCCGGCCCTGAAGCTTAACAAAAAGAGCCGGGCTGAAATCGAGGAGAAGGCCTACCAGAACCTGAAGCTGCTGGGCCTCGACGGCCAGGCCCTGAAGCTGGCCAGCCGCCTCTCGGGCGGGCAGCAGCAGCGCGTGGCCATTGCCCGCGCCCTGATAAACGACCCGGCCGTGATTATGGGCGACGAGCCAACCGGTAACCTGGATTCGAAGAATACGCAGAACGTTTTTGAAATCTTCCGGGAGCTGGCCCACGAGCGCGGGCAAACCATCATCGCCGTGACCCACGACGAGGACTTTGCCCGCAACAGTGACCGGATAATTGATATGAGCGACGGCCTGATTGTGTGA
- a CDS encoding type II toxin-antitoxin system PemK/MazF family toxin, which translates to MAVVGVQRFEVWLINLDPTQGSEINKTRPCVVLSPDEMNRYLRTVTIAALTSTRRDYPSRVDCTFQGKEGQVALDHIRSVDKTRLVRRLGVLPKATAQAVCDRLQEIFQY; encoded by the coding sequence ATGGCAGTGGTAGGCGTGCAGCGCTTCGAGGTGTGGCTCATCAACCTTGACCCGACCCAGGGCAGCGAAATCAATAAGACCCGCCCCTGTGTCGTGCTCTCCCCCGACGAGATGAACCGCTACCTGCGCACGGTCACTATTGCGGCTCTGACGAGCACCCGGCGTGACTACCCTTCCCGGGTGGACTGCACTTTCCAGGGCAAAGAGGGCCAGGTCGCGCTCGACCACATCCGCTCCGTGGACAAAACCCGCCTGGTACGCCGCTTAGGTGTATTGCCCAAAGCCACGGCGCAGGCCGTCTGTGACCGGCTGCAGGAGATATTCCAGTACTGA
- a CDS encoding AbrB/MazE/SpoVT family DNA-binding domain-containing protein, whose amino-acid sequence MNTRLIRVGNSQGIVLPKKLLQQYNLTGEVDLQPTPEGLLIKPVVKTRRQGWDERFQQAIAQGQAPEGELLEGFSDEAFEETEWQW is encoded by the coding sequence ATGAACACGCGCCTGATTCGGGTGGGCAATTCCCAGGGGATTGTGCTGCCTAAGAAGTTACTGCAGCAGTACAATCTCACCGGCGAGGTAGACCTGCAGCCCACGCCCGAAGGCCTGCTCATTAAGCCGGTCGTGAAGACCCGCCGCCAGGGCTGGGACGAGCGCTTTCAACAAGCCATTGCCCAGGGCCAGGCTCCGGAGGGCGAACTGTTGGAGGGCTTTTCGGATGAGGCCTTTGAAGAAACGGAATGGCAGTGGTAG
- a CDS encoding LytR/AlgR family response regulator transcription factor: MQVLIIEDEYAAARSLQRLLSEVRPQAQVLDQLESVVDAVAWLAANPAPELIFMDIHLADGSSFEIFRRTTVTSPVIFVTAFDEHALEAFRANGIDYLLKPLTRADLQRSLDKFDALRQSPPPGVAPPAPAGPPVPDFAQLLRSVQQQLNGGAAAYKSSWLIPHKTKLIPVATADVAYFAIRHGLVFLTTLTGQEYQMEHPLDELESQVDPRLFFRANRQVLFARPSLVALEPYFNGRMQLYLRPESREEVIVSKPKVTELKNWVAGG, encoded by the coding sequence ATGCAAGTGCTCATCATCGAAGACGAATACGCCGCCGCCCGCTCCCTGCAGCGGCTGCTGAGCGAAGTGCGGCCCCAGGCGCAGGTGCTCGACCAGCTGGAGTCCGTAGTAGACGCCGTGGCATGGCTGGCAGCCAACCCCGCCCCCGAGCTGATTTTTATGGATATTCATCTGGCCGACGGCAGCAGCTTCGAGATTTTCCGGCGCACGACTGTTACCAGTCCGGTAATTTTCGTCACGGCCTTCGACGAGCACGCGCTGGAAGCCTTCCGCGCCAACGGCATCGATTACCTGCTCAAGCCCCTGACGCGGGCCGACCTGCAGCGCAGCCTCGACAAATTCGATGCGCTCCGCCAGTCCCCGCCGCCTGGTGTGGCCCCGCCGGCCCCAGCCGGACCGCCGGTGCCTGATTTTGCCCAGTTGCTGCGCAGCGTGCAGCAGCAGCTGAACGGCGGTGCCGCCGCCTATAAATCCAGCTGGCTGATTCCGCACAAAACCAAGCTGATACCGGTGGCCACTGCCGACGTGGCCTATTTTGCCATTCGCCACGGCCTGGTGTTCCTCACCACCCTGACCGGCCAGGAATACCAGATGGAGCATCCGCTCGATGAGCTGGAAAGCCAGGTAGACCCCCGGCTGTTTTTCCGGGCCAACCGGCAGGTGCTCTTCGCCCGGCCCAGTCTGGTGGCCCTGGAGCCCTATTTCAACGGCCGCATGCAGCTCTACCTGCGGCCCGAGTCCCGCGAGGAAGTCATCGTGAGCAAGCCCAAAGTGACGGAGCTGAAAAACTGGGTAGCCGGTGGCTGA
- a CDS encoding sensor histidine kinase, giving the protein MPQHSAPPAARPLNTAMISPQQYLRIAFLTGVILAVLGLPGLLRRPEVTPALVVAQFVQVLVFTDVLLGLNYFLRYSNSPVQRWLRRLPLRGSQALRVLLNLLLASLLGPLLRTAMVRLGYGVEDTSWPLLLVSSWLLTFIILVIQYFIEVTERSRRLLQENELLKREQLQARYEGLKQQLSPHFLFNSLATLRWLIHDDPNAAEQFVEEMSQVYRYLLQYGEQDAVPLRDEMAFLRSYVFLLRMRFGESLQLDAELPEQVLDRLVPPLALQTLVENAVKHNAVSRQHPLRITVALGVPDCLLVRNSRRARLTPEPSSGVGLRNLANRVRILHQQELQIEQSADEFSVCLPLPPMLVGEGVS; this is encoded by the coding sequence ATGCCGCAGCACTCCGCCCCGCCAGCCGCCCGGCCGCTGAACACGGCCATGATCAGCCCGCAGCAGTATCTGCGCATTGCGTTTCTGACGGGCGTTATCCTGGCGGTACTCGGCCTGCCGGGCCTGTTGCGCCGCCCCGAGGTGACGCCGGCCCTTGTGGTGGCGCAGTTTGTGCAGGTGCTGGTATTCACTGATGTGCTGCTGGGGCTCAACTACTTCCTGCGCTACAGCAACTCGCCCGTGCAGCGGTGGCTGCGGCGGCTGCCCCTTCGGGGTAGCCAGGCGTTGCGCGTGTTGCTGAATCTGCTGCTGGCCTCGCTGCTGGGGCCGCTGCTACGTACCGCCATGGTGCGCCTGGGCTACGGGGTGGAGGATACTTCCTGGCCGCTGCTGCTGGTCAGCTCCTGGCTGCTCACCTTTATTATTCTGGTGATACAGTACTTTATTGAGGTGACCGAGCGGAGCCGCCGCCTGCTCCAGGAAAACGAGCTGCTCAAGCGCGAGCAGCTGCAGGCCCGCTACGAAGGCCTCAAGCAGCAGCTCAGCCCGCACTTTCTGTTCAACTCCCTGGCCACTTTGCGCTGGCTGATTCATGACGACCCCAACGCGGCCGAGCAGTTCGTGGAAGAAATGTCGCAGGTGTACCGCTACCTACTGCAGTACGGCGAGCAGGACGCCGTGCCCCTGCGCGATGAAATGGCCTTTCTGCGCTCCTACGTGTTTCTGCTGCGCATGCGCTTCGGCGAGAGCCTGCAGCTCGATGCCGAGCTGCCCGAGCAGGTGCTGGACCGCCTGGTGCCGCCCCTGGCCCTGCAGACGCTGGTCGAAAACGCCGTCAAGCACAACGCCGTGAGCCGCCAGCACCCGCTGCGCATCACCGTGGCGCTGGGCGTGCCCGACTGCCTGCTGGTGCGCAACTCCCGGCGCGCCCGCCTGACCCCTGAGCCCAGCAGCGGGGTGGGGCTGCGCAACCTGGCCAACCGGGTCCGCATCCTGCACCAGCAGGAGCTGCAGATAGAGCAGAGCGCGGACGAGTTCAGCGTGTGTCTGCCGCTGCCGCCCATGCTCGTTGGGGAAGGCGTTTCCTGA
- a CDS encoding STAS/SEC14 domain-containing protein, which produces MEILFTTDCLRVQWHAATGTLEMAWQCFASGDEFRQAVSTTLDLARQHGARNWLSDNRLMRAIRVADQEWYSTALHAPLLALGLRRMAVVESEDAMNRMAVNGLLRQHANTFTFELRQFATLEEARTWLRSE; this is translated from the coding sequence ATGGAGATACTATTCACCACCGATTGTCTGCGCGTACAGTGGCACGCCGCCACTGGCACCCTGGAAATGGCCTGGCAGTGCTTCGCCAGCGGCGACGAGTTTCGCCAGGCGGTTAGCACTACCCTGGACCTGGCCCGGCAACACGGAGCCCGCAACTGGCTCAGCGACAACCGGCTGATGCGCGCCATTCGGGTCGCCGACCAGGAGTGGTATTCCACGGCCCTGCACGCGCCGCTGCTGGCGCTGGGGCTGCGGCGTATGGCCGTGGTGGAATCCGAAGACGCTATGAACCGGATGGCGGTGAATGGGCTACTGCGCCAGCATGCCAATACGTTCACGTTCGAGCTGCGCCAGTTTGCTACCCTGGAAGAGGCCCGCACCTGGCTGCGAAGCGAGTAG
- a CDS encoding TetR/AcrR family transcriptional regulator, translated as MTSHQRILTPALPLFLRYGVQSMTMDDTAAHLGTSKKTVYK; from the coding sequence ATGACCTCTCACCAACGCATCCTGACCCCGGCCCTGCCGCTGTTTTTGCGCTACGGCGTGCAAAGCATGACCATGGACGACACTGCCGCCCACCTGGGCACGTCGAAGAAGACGGTCTACAAGTGA
- a CDS encoding RNA polymerase sigma factor produces MRVNNIEVTRELSERTRHDYLLIVAATTHGDEKAYAELLDRYRRPVFHSVRSIVKNPDDADDLTMEVFTKAFRHLPNFNPEYAFGTWLLRIAANHSIDFLRRQKLRTVHMYSGPTHRDGPLEEQLLAFGDPARDPQAQLMHEEKVVVVRQFVDMLPVKYRRLVVRRYFDELSYEELAAELRAPLGTVKAQLHRARELLYGLAKTSKGGL; encoded by the coding sequence ATGCGCGTCAACAACATTGAAGTGACCCGTGAGCTGTCGGAGCGGACCCGCCACGACTACCTTCTTATCGTGGCCGCCACCACCCACGGCGACGAGAAAGCCTACGCCGAGTTGCTGGACCGCTACCGCAGGCCGGTGTTCCATAGCGTGCGCAGCATCGTAAAAAACCCCGATGATGCCGACGATTTAACAATGGAAGTGTTTACCAAAGCCTTCCGCCACTTGCCCAACTTCAACCCGGAGTACGCCTTTGGTACCTGGCTGCTGCGCATTGCTGCCAACCACAGCATTGACTTCCTGCGCCGCCAAAAGCTGCGAACTGTGCACATGTATAGCGGCCCCACCCACCGCGACGGGCCTCTGGAGGAGCAGCTGCTGGCCTTCGGCGACCCGGCCCGCGACCCGCAGGCGCAGCTCATGCACGAGGAGAAAGTAGTGGTAGTGCGCCAGTTTGTGGATATGCTGCCGGTTAAATACCGCCGGCTGGTGGTCAGGCGCTACTTCGATGAGCTAAGCTACGAAGAGCTGGCCGCCGAGCTTCGGGCGCCGCTGGGCACGGTAAAGGCGCAGCTGCACCGCGCCCGCGAGCTGCTGTATGGCTTGGCTAAAACCAGCAAGGGCGGCCTGTAA
- a CDS encoding DUF4142 domain-containing protein — protein MKFVLTAALLGSFSLAGLAPAHAQDKPLKEANKINKQRNKLKADDSPLRKSELNYDSEFVVAVASHHQLEVALGRLAQQKAIAPEVLDWGRQMEATHEQAQRELQAIAERNHITLPTALSEDDRDLYNDVDDRKYLGFDKKYLRALKDQHARTLKQYSEAATKLSTPELQEYAARMLPMLRQDEQTIDALYERADARK, from the coding sequence TTGAAATTCGTTTTGACCGCCGCGCTGCTCGGTTCCTTCTCTCTGGCTGGCCTGGCCCCGGCCCACGCCCAGGACAAGCCGTTGAAAGAAGCCAACAAAATCAACAAGCAGCGCAACAAACTCAAGGCCGACGATTCGCCCTTGCGCAAGAGTGAGCTGAATTACGACTCGGAATTCGTGGTGGCCGTAGCCAGCCACCACCAGCTGGAAGTGGCCCTGGGCCGCCTGGCGCAGCAAAAGGCCATTGCGCCCGAAGTACTGGACTGGGGCCGGCAGATGGAAGCCACCCACGAACAGGCTCAGCGGGAACTACAGGCAATAGCCGAGAGAAACCACATCACCCTGCCCACCGCCCTGAGCGAAGACGACCGGGACCTCTACAACGACGTGGATGACCGCAAGTACCTGGGCTTCGACAAGAAGTACCTGCGGGCTTTGAAAGACCAGCACGCCCGAACGCTCAAGCAGTATTCGGAAGCGGCCACCAAGTTATCTACCCCGGAACTGCAGGAGTATGCTGCCCGCATGCTTCCCATGCTGCGGCAGGACGAGCAAACGATTGACGCGCTCTACGAGCGGGCCGATGCGCGCAAGTAG
- a CDS encoding mechanosensitive ion channel family protein → MLLLFLAGLLPFYGSAQPASRPPVQALAADTGVLDPSTEVEAAYLTLGRLNASSRRVADTEDVEQQLPVIEANLQTIYHNLTQYGNALNARQLLTFQILLKDMRHDLTTWRTTLTGSGRQLADMQQQLNQMGERLSRVAIAPATPGQAVLSQTLGSIRRKQARTSARVQQQHLGVSALQNRVSGNYVHLLELEDNVAVALRQLGQRSRQPDAEPLPRASATDAGEQAKISQLVSQLYADQRQLLTYYFHQHGGGWGWMLAIGGLFFGWVYRNFRRADQVAPETALDQQALTHLRPWPVAGTLVVVLTLAPFFDLQAPAGYIDLLQFLLLATLTFHLARSWPRPLYGRWLLFTGLFFGLSYAYAVPLPGPGLRWLTLALHLAAAALGAVWARRLRPGPELAWFVGPVLWLSVALHLAAATANGVGYLGVAKLISGAAIYGVLQIIALSTFIRLITQALHLQMQRSRLASGASARFNFDLIERQLHTLLSGVVLVLWLVVFLTNLNLFSTLYGVVHYLLTTPFQVGSATFSLLNLVLSGGIVFLTFQVQQYVGYFFGEADDEFQSNQERKGSKMLVIRLVVFATGFLLAVLVSGLPLDKIALVFGALSVGIGLGLQGIVNNLVSGVILIFERPFQVGDYIEVAGKTGRVKDIGIRSSKLISMAGSEIIMPNGDLLAGHVINWTLSNNHMRVELDLKLAPNTDLERARQLISEEVLSNRSALQQLPPEILLRGINGQVYDLKVLFWINNIRQEQLIKSEILASIHKRLTEEGILLN, encoded by the coding sequence GTGCTCCTGCTGTTCCTGGCCGGGCTGCTGCCGTTTTATGGCAGCGCCCAGCCGGCCAGCCGGCCGCCGGTTCAGGCGCTGGCGGCCGATACCGGCGTACTGGACCCATCCACCGAGGTAGAAGCAGCATACCTGACGCTGGGGCGCCTGAATGCCAGCTCCCGGCGGGTGGCCGATACCGAGGATGTGGAGCAGCAGCTGCCCGTCATCGAGGCCAACCTGCAAACCATCTACCACAACCTGACCCAGTACGGCAACGCCCTCAATGCCCGGCAGCTGCTTACGTTTCAGATTCTTCTGAAAGATATGCGCCACGACCTGACCACCTGGCGCACCACGCTGACGGGTTCGGGCCGGCAGCTGGCGGACATGCAGCAGCAGCTAAATCAGATGGGGGAGCGTTTGAGTCGGGTAGCCATTGCCCCGGCCACGCCGGGCCAGGCCGTGCTGTCCCAGACGCTGGGCAGCATTCGGCGCAAGCAGGCCCGTACCAGTGCGCGGGTGCAGCAGCAGCATTTGGGGGTAAGTGCGCTGCAAAACCGCGTTTCCGGCAACTATGTGCACCTGCTGGAGCTGGAAGACAATGTGGCCGTGGCGCTGCGGCAGCTCGGCCAGCGCAGCCGCCAGCCCGACGCGGAGCCCTTGCCGCGCGCCTCGGCGACCGATGCGGGTGAGCAGGCCAAAATCAGCCAGCTCGTGAGCCAGCTCTACGCGGATCAGCGCCAGCTGCTGACCTATTACTTCCACCAGCACGGTGGGGGCTGGGGTTGGATGCTGGCCATCGGCGGGCTGTTTTTTGGGTGGGTGTACCGCAATTTCCGCCGGGCCGACCAAGTGGCCCCGGAAACGGCGCTGGACCAGCAGGCCCTGACGCACCTGCGGCCGTGGCCGGTGGCCGGTACGTTGGTGGTGGTTCTCACGCTGGCGCCATTTTTTGATTTGCAGGCTCCGGCGGGCTACATCGATCTGCTGCAGTTTCTGCTGCTGGCGACGCTGACCTTTCATCTGGCCCGTAGCTGGCCCCGCCCGCTTTATGGGCGCTGGCTGCTGTTTACGGGCCTGTTCTTTGGCCTGAGCTACGCGTACGCCGTGCCGCTGCCGGGGCCGGGGCTGCGCTGGCTCACGCTGGCGCTGCATCTGGCCGCGGCGGCGCTGGGAGCCGTATGGGCCCGCCGCCTGCGGCCCGGCCCGGAGCTGGCCTGGTTCGTGGGCCCGGTGCTCTGGCTGAGCGTGGCGCTGCACCTGGCCGCCGCCACGGCCAATGGCGTGGGCTATCTGGGGGTGGCCAAGCTGATTTCCGGGGCGGCCATCTACGGGGTGCTGCAGATTATCGCCTTGTCCACGTTCATTCGCCTGATCACCCAAGCCTTGCACCTACAGATGCAGCGCAGCCGCCTGGCCAGCGGGGCCTCCGCCCGGTTTAACTTCGACCTGATTGAGCGGCAGCTGCATACGCTGCTCTCCGGGGTGGTGCTGGTGCTGTGGCTGGTGGTGTTTCTCACCAACCTGAACCTGTTCAGCACACTCTACGGCGTAGTACACTACCTGCTGACTACCCCGTTCCAGGTGGGCAGCGCCACCTTCAGCCTGCTCAACCTGGTGCTGAGCGGCGGCATTGTCTTCCTGACCTTCCAGGTGCAGCAGTACGTGGGCTACTTCTTTGGGGAAGCCGACGACGAGTTTCAGTCAAATCAGGAGCGCAAGGGCTCCAAAATGCTTGTCATCCGGCTGGTGGTGTTTGCCACGGGTTTTCTGCTGGCCGTGCTGGTTTCGGGCCTGCCTCTGGATAAGATTGCACTGGTGTTCGGGGCCCTGAGCGTGGGCATCGGCCTGGGTTTGCAGGGCATCGTCAACAACCTGGTGTCAGGGGTTATCCTGATTTTCGAGCGGCCCTTCCAGGTGGGCGACTACATTGAGGTGGCCGGCAAAACGGGCCGGGTCAAGGACATCGGCATCCGGTCCAGCAAGCTGATTTCCATGGCCGGCTCAGAAATTATCATGCCCAACGGCGACCTGCTGGCGGGCCACGTCATCAACTGGACGCTCAGCAACAACCACATGCGCGTGGAACTGGACCTGAAACTGGCCCCCAACACCGACCTGGAGCGGGCCCGGCAGCTCATCAGCGAGGAAGTGCTCAGTAACCGCAGCGCCCTGCAGCAGCTGCCGCCCGAAATTCTGCTGCGCGGTATCAACGGGCAGGTTTACGACCTGAAAGTGCTGTTCTGGATCAACAACATCCGGCAGGAGCAGCTGATTAAGAGCGAGATACTGGCCAGCATCCACAAGCGCCTGACGGAGGAGGGTATTCTGCTGAATTAA